AAAGCGAATCTTTCAACACCATGCCGCGATAGTAATGAACTTCACTTCCAAAGCTCATCTTCCCAACCAGAACAAATCCAGGGGCAACCAACCACGTTTGGTGAAAGACAAAACATCCCAGCTCAAATTCTCACGAATTTGGTTCCTCAAACGCGAGAGACAACAGAAATAAGCCTGTCAAGTCGAATAGTTCATACAGAAAGtacaaaaaaaactaaaacaaaatcgaCATTTCTGCATTCATTTCCATCTCAAACAAAAAacgaaaaggaaacaaaagaacTACACAAAATCACATTATATTACAACAATTACGAAGATCAAAAAGCAGCAACAACCTCAGAGAGTGAAACGTAAAACAAGTAAAAGTGGTGATGGATCGTACCGTGGAGACGGCGCGAACGAGGAGAGGAtaagaagaggaggaagaaggagaagaagaaggggcgAAGAAGCGGACATGTCTGGCCAAAGCGAGGGAGGTGGTGGATTTGAGGCCATGAAAGGTATGAATCTGGATGGTTGGGTCGGTGAAGACGGCGGCGTTAGAGGCGCCGAACGACGTCGTCGTCATCGGAGGGAGGAGGTTGTGCTGCAGGAATTGAGTGAGTGAagcagagaagaagagaatcaGATTGGATGGCAATGGACGAGAGAGCAAAAAGCACCCgaaataatcttttttaaaatgccaaattaaatggtttaaaaaaaaattaataataaaaaaacaaaaaagagtcACGTGCCGCACACGCGTGGCCTTTGAAGCTCTTGAAGAGACACACGTCCACTCTCATTTCCTTCACGCGCCTGGGAACTTAtgggattttttattttttataaaagtaaaatcttaatgaatattttcggatatatttaattaaaatttactaacttaattttaaaatatacatttttaattactacACAATTATATAtgtagtaattaaaaatatatattttaaaattaacaataaataattatatttttctttatattattttttaattcattaagatattttcttaacctaaattatattaaaaaatgaaaatgtgcattaaagtttttttaatgaatatttaaaaatatatagaaaatattgttggatctttgtaaattttctatttttccattagtacaaaaataaataataaatgaaaattttagtggAAGAAAGtaatcaaaaagaaaagaaaaaaaaaagacaatttaataaaacataaatttaagagtataaattgaattttaaaaaattatataaaaaaactatatatatatatatatatatatatgtagtGAGATTCTCGGCGGCGGCGCATTTGAATGTGTTGTGAAATGTGGGCACGCGCGTGAAGAGGCGCGTGTAATGTTTGAATAGTACATTGAACCTGGACTTGACCCAGGTCACAGGTGAgtaaaaaaaccctaattcggtattattttcacaccctaaataaatatttatttaatactaattttttaaatttttaattggattcctctccttttatttatttatttctttcttatcatttccaatttttcaatttaattccAAACAATAATTTAGCATCCTAAAaccatcaaatttttattactaaaattattttattattttaatttatattttaattttttttttttataatttagtccatttactttaaaatttataacaattaatttttaataaatcataaGCTACAAAGTCTAAATCattaaactataaaattaaattttaataaaatatcttagGGTAAGAAATTTtgagctatatatatatatactcagtaaataaataaattatattttttaagtatattaAAACGACTATTATTAGATTTATTGggatatttttaatagaaattataatgGAAAAGGTAAATTAGTCACTAAAAAatctttgaaaataatatttttaatatgtatatatatatatatatatgaaaaaaaaatctcactGTGAAAAAATTTCGTAAAGATATGAGAATTGAAATAGGAAGCGAGGACGGGGATGGAGACAAGAGAAGGCTTCTCTGTTCCCATCACACCTCCTAAACCTGTTGCCTCGAAACTCTCTATttccataaaaatatatgagaaatgaaattgaaataggaGATCCCTTATACCTGCGGGGAGAATTCCCataaaatatatgagaaaTGAGAATTAAAATAGGAGGCAGGGGGCGGGGATGGGGCCGAGGGCAAGGACAAGGACAATGACAATGACAAGGACAAGGACAAGGACAAGGACAAGGACAAGGACAAGGACGGGGAAGGCTTCTCCATCCTCGTCCCACCCCTAAACATCTCTAAAACACCATTCCCGAAAAAAAGTTGTAGTAATTCAAAGGTAgagatgaaagattttgaAGCAAATTCATACATAAATTGCAAGAGTAAATGAAATCAATCACTTGTTGGCCTAACTGATTATATACACACAATAATCACACACTAAGGTCCTCAACCAATCCTTGTTTCTTCCCTTTTAcccttttgtttctctctacAGCTCAATGCTACCCCTCCAAAACAGACACCCTTAAGAGGCCCTTTTACACTCTCCTAATCCTCTCTGCCTATACCCCCACCCCAACATGTCTGTTCTACTTCTTCTACCATCTAAAACTTCTTCAATCCATTCGAATCCACAAAATCAATAACCTTCCTTCCAATGTTTATCATTCGTTTACCTTCAACGATCCATCTCTCATTAACTTCAAACTCAGACTGTTAAATCTTTCTCGGGAGTACTGTCTCGATGCTTTTCTCCAATCTGTACCCGCCTTCATCATTGCTGCAAACTCCTCGTAGCTTATACGCCCGTCctgaaagaaatcaaaatgaaaacattaAATGTGCACGGGAAGAAGAGCGACAAtgttgttaggttatggagtgTGTTGCTTATTTATAACTCAATGGTTATATGTAAtacaactatatatatatagtagatgacTACATTGGTAAAATGAACTCTGTATATACCCTTAGGGAGTGCTTTGAAAACACATACTTTCTGCCGtatccacattggttggagagggaacaaaacattttttataagaatgtagaaacctctccctagcaaacacgttttaaaatcttgaagggaagtacgaaaaagaaagcccaaagagaacaatatctgctagcggtgagcttgggcgattagaaatggtatcagagccaaacaccgggtggtgacgctgggtctcgaaggggggtggattttgagatcccacatcgattggagaggagaatgaatatagcgaggacgctgggtcccaaagggggtggtggattgtgagatcaagcgaagcattctttataagggtgtgggtgtggaaacctctccctagcagacgcgtcttaaaaccgtaagggaaagctcaaaaaggacaataactgctagtggtaggcttgggtGATTACACttacatacttgaagtcatcaatataaacctctAGCcctctctcctgttctttgtgttcatctagatcgagtgtgtgttgttgtgcgatctTAACAAATGGATCTAACAATACCCACGATGGACGGTTTGGAGTTTTCAAGGTCTTGAGTTCAAGCCTCAAGAGAAAACTTAACGTTTCAAAACTCTAGTCGTCTCTCAATGTCGGCCTtagggtcgggtcgggtcagCAAAGCCCTCTAGAAGAGTAGTGGAGCCTAGATATCTaacatatatagatatagatgtGAAATGATAAGTGACAAATGAAGCAAAACATTCTTCTCCATCCTATTGGTATCGATTTTCAATTGTCATTATGATCCTCCAACCTTATAACAAATGCACAGAAACAAAGATAGCAATGATTTGAATGGGGGTGTTTGAACCCTTCAGGTAATTTGGTTAAGGGTAGATCTTGTAAGAAACTAATACTGACCTTGTCCGTGTCCACGTCATGCATGATGGCGTTGATAACCTCCTCGCTGTTAGTCTCATCGCCGTCGTTAAGCGCGTTTCTAAGCTCTTCAATCTCTATGTAGCCACTCTGGTTTCGatcaaagaatgaaaaagCTTTGTGCAGGTGTTCGTCATTGGCCATCTTTCTAAGATGCACCGAAACCGCGACGAACTCTCCATAGTTCAATGTTCCATCACCATCAACATCAGCCTGTCAAGAATTTAACACTTTGCTTATTAACAATCATTTTACGTCGAGAAAAGTAAGAAAGTTCGAGCGTAACGTTTAAACTAAGATGATGAGTAAATGTGCAGAGCTCGAGGAGCAATCAGACCCAGATCTGTTGTAATGCTTACAGATTCTACGAGTATCTGAAGATCAGGGTCGGGAATCTGATGGCCAAGCTTTTTTAATCCAACACGAAGCTCCTCGAGATTTATCTTCCCTTTTTTGCCAGTATCCATCGTTTCGAATGCCTCCTTGATTCCAGCCACTTCCTCTACAGATAAATGCTCGGCAATAACCTAATATACAACATAATTCAAATCTTGAGACATCAAGCTTCATGGATATGAAATATTCAGCAAGAAGTTTCAGAACTATTGCGAAGAACTTCGTATTCGAGATATTATTACCCGTAGAGCTCTTTTCTTCAGCTTGTTCATCACGGAAAACTGCTTTAGCCTTGCTTTCACGGTCTCGCCCAATGAAACGTTTGGAGCTTTTTTGGCGTTCTGTAACCATGGATGTTCTGCATATGAACAGAAGGCGAGATCATTTAGTAGTGAAGTACTCAATTGAAAACTCTACACAATCTTTAGTGACAGAATAAAACTAGTACCCAGCACTTCCTGAGCTGTGAGTCTCCTTTTGGGGTCAGGATCAAGCATTTTCCTCACAAGGTCCTTTGCGTTGTCAGATACTATAGGCCAAGGGTCCCTCTTGAAATCAATTACCGAGCGAATGATAGCCTGTGCAACTCCCTGTTCGGTTTCTGCTCACGAAATATGAAGAAAGTCAACCATGATCGGATAGATGGACaagatttttcatatattgatGTTCTTATGATACGGATCGTGATTGAACGAAAAACATAGGATTTTATTTGCTGGCTTATGTTTTAGTACAACaaactgtaacagcccaagcccactgctagcagatattgtcctctttgggatttccctttccaacttgccctcaagatttttaaaacgcgtctgttcgggagaggtttcttgtgatgtcccacattggttggggaggagaacaaaccatcatttataagggtgtggaaaccttctcctagcatacgcgttttaaagtcttgggggaaagcccaaagaggacaatatctcctagcgcTGGATCTGGGCGgttactaatggtatcagagccagacaccggacgatgtgtcagccttctcgctgttccccgaagggggtagacacgaggtagtgtgccagtaagaacgctgggccccaaaggggggtggatttgggggcggtcccacatcgattggaggaaggaaagattgccagcgaggacgctgggccacGAAGGGGGGTgcattgtgatgtcccacattggttggggaggagtgGAAACcatcccctagcagacgtgttttaaagccttgagggaaagcctaaagaggacgaggacaatatctgctagcggtggatctaggctGTTacatttccacacccttataaaggatgattcgttctcctccccactctcacaatccacccccttcgaggcccagcgtccttgttaacacaccgcctcgtgtcctccctcttcggggctcaacctctTCACTGCatcatcgtccggtgtctagttctaataccatttgtaacagttcaagcctaccgctagcaaatattgtcctcgttggactttcccttacaggcttccctcaaggtttttagaacgcgtcttctagggagaggaggtttctacacccttataaaggatgtttcgttctcccccccaaccgacgtgggatctcacaataaacaTGAGTAGAATTCAAGCGGTTTTCCAACTTCATCCATCaagtgaagaacaaaacaagcaAAATACACAAGTTATGAGAAACAAACCTGCCCAAAAAGGTGGGACACCACAAAGCAAAATATAGAGAATAACTCCAGCACTCCAAACATCAACCTCTGGACCATAGTTCCTTTTCAGGACCTCCGGAGCCATGTAATACGGACTTCCAACGATTTCATTAAACCGCTCACCTAAGGATTATATAGAGAAAAAAGGTGCATTACATGAAGAAATCATGTATAAGACACGTTAAAAGCAACCGTGCTGAATGGATCTAGTTTATTACCAGGTTTGAAGAACACCGATAACCCGAAATCAATTGCCTTTAATGGAGCTGTTTCCTTCTTGTTTCCAAAAAGGAAGTTCTCTGGCTTGAGATCACGATGCATAACACCATGTTTATGACACATCTGCATAGCAAAACGAATACGACCATATGAGCAATCGTATTACTTCTCAATAAGCTCAACACAAATCGAAACATTGCCACCATCACTAACAAGTTTCAACCAGAAAACGCAGTCAATCGACACAAGGATTTAAAAATCAGCACCAACAACGTCGCTCTAAATACTAGCTATAACTTcttggttaaattaaaattttagtcaCTAACAATCcacttcggggcccaacgtccttactaacacaccgccttgtgtccacccccttcaaggctccATATCATAATAGATactatcctctttgggctttccctttcgggtttaccctcaaggttcttaaaacgcgccttagggagaggtttccacacccttataaagaatgcttcgttctcctccccaaccaatgtgggacctcacaatgcCTATTGGACAAATATTCGCTACTTCGGCGTGATTTGACAGATAAATAACATAATGAGGTTGACAACTCAATAAGATGAAGTGACGTGATCTGTAAAACGGGTTTCGATACGTTGCTTTAGGAAGAGGGTATCCAACACGTCCTTTTATCTTGTCTGGTTGTCCGTTCTCCACTTTTTTCTACCATCTATTCGACACAATGCTTAATATATTAGCGTTTAGTAAACGACTatagaatcaaaattcaaagttcACGACGTAAAGTAAAGCTTCTATCGAAGTTCAACGACTAAATGAGTAACTTAAACCTAAGTCACAATCAGATCAAACAGTCAAAAGAAGTTGTCATCAGAAACCATTAAAATTCgaaacagctcaagctcaccacgACACAAGCTTATCCAACAATAACAACACATAAACAAGAACACTTCACCTGAACAACTTCAACAATGGTTCGCAtgacagcagcagcagctctTTCTGTGTAATGCCCCCTTGCAACAATCCTATCAAACAACTCCCCACCTTCACAAAGCTCCATCACAATATGAACAGCCTGTTCATCCTCATAGGTATCTTTCAATGACACAATATTCGGATG
This sequence is a window from Cucurbita pepo subsp. pepo cultivar mu-cu-16 chromosome LG04, ASM280686v2, whole genome shotgun sequence. Protein-coding genes within it:
- the LOC111793000 gene encoding calcium-dependent protein kinase 8-like, with the translated sequence MGNCCATPATPSGKHQKGKNKKPNPFAADHVVSNGNGGGNWVLKDPTGRDISTLYDLGSELGRGEFGITYLCTDITTGEKLACKSISKKKLRTAVDIEDVRREVEIMKNLPKHPNIVSLKDTYEDEQAVHIVMELCEGGELFDRIVARGHYTERAAAAVMRTIVEVVQMCHKHGVMHRDLKPENFLFGNKKETAPLKAIDFGLSVFFKPGERFNEIVGSPYYMAPEVLKRNYGPEVDVWSAGVILYILLCGVPPFWAETEQGVAQAIIRSVIDFKRDPWPIVSDNAKDLVRKMLDPDPKRRLTAQEVLEHPWLQNAKKAPNVSLGETVKARLKQFSVMNKLKKRALRVIAEHLSVEEVAGIKEAFETMDTGKKGKINLEELRVGLKKLGHQIPDPDLQILVESADVDGDGTLNYGEFVAVSVHLRKMANDEHLHKAFSFFDRNQSGYIEIEELRNALNDGDETNSEEVINAIMHDVDTDKDGRISYEEFAAMMKAGTDWRKASRQYSRERFNSLSLKLMRDGSLKVNE